A section of the Malania oleifera isolate guangnan ecotype guangnan chromosome 2, ASM2987363v1, whole genome shotgun sequence genome encodes:
- the LOC131149680 gene encoding uncharacterized protein LOC131149680 isoform X2: MLRLFDGSFNLRISFRADEWNVNKWAWEGTLKVISKGEECIIRLEDKTTGELYARAFLRNGEPHPVETVIDSSRYFVLRIEENIDGRLRHAFIGIGFRERSEAYDFQAALHDHMKYLNKKKTAEEMEQHYQSTSSTDYSLKEGETLVLQIKNKGGGGVRSKFFEQGLNNLSLEEKGNKKDLGICIKPPPPPPSPLSPAATAPNSAPNWSPKFSLEGTSDKEAPTTTKEKSERNSQENQNSQDITDEDFGDFQTAG, translated from the exons ATGGAAGTTTTAATCTGCGAATTTCTTTTAGGGCGGACGAATGGAATGTCAACAAATGGGCATGGGAAGGGACATTAAAAGTTATTAGCAAGGGTGAAGAGTGTATCATCAGACTTGAAGACAAGACCACTG GCGAATTATATGCTCGGGCTTTCTTGAGGAATGGAGAGCCGCATCCTGTGGAGACTGTAATTGATAGCAGCAG ATACTTTGTTCTTCGCATAGAAGAGAATATTG ATGGTCGTCTTCGGCATGCTTTTATTGGCATAGGTTTTCGAGAAAGATCAGAAGCCTATGACTTTCAGGCTGCCCTGCATGACCATATGAA ATATCTGAACAAAAAGAAAACTGCTGAAGAGATGGAGCAGCATTACCAAAGCACGTCGTCTACTGATTACAGTTTAAAGGAAGGGGAGACACTAGTGCTTCAAATAAAGAAT AAAGGTGGTGGTGGTGTGAGATCCAAGTTTTTTGAGCAGGGTCTGAACAATCTCTCATTGGAAGAAAAGGGTAACAAAAAAGACTTGGGAATTTGTATAAAACCGCCACCGCCTCCACCATCTCCTCTTTCCCCTGCTGCTACTGCTCCGAATTCTGCTCCAAACTGGTCACCAAAATTCAGCCTGGAGGGAACTTCAGACAAAGAGGCCCCAACCACAACAAAGGAAAAATCAGAACGGAATtctcaagaaaatcaaaattCGCAAGATATAACAGATGAAGACTTTGGGGATTTTCAAACAGCTGGCTAA